One part of the Clostridium thermosuccinogenes genome encodes these proteins:
- a CDS encoding family 43 glycosylhydrolase — translation MKHFKRAIGTAFILACSIIYLAVVPVGCTRTTAVYKPKENEWKVDSMIKNPIILPEKPGDGAADPFIMRYNGWYYLYTTGVVNIWRSKDLANWSYVGTANDAKPLSAAYAPEVYYWNGKFYMYTSPAGNGHYILEADEPTGPFIRVTENLGLSIDGSIFIDDDGSWHFTRADSRGIIGHEMSSPTEIDPKGVNLGAYMGHWTEGPMIIKRNGRYFMTYTGNHFQSRGYRVNYCVSEEGPFGPYNKPSDSPILINDMDISRSLGHSSFVYGPDLDSMYIAYHSYTVNISPRVLNIDRLSFNGSRMYVNGPTWFEMPVADMPSYALWPEDDPASQMDRTSLDNMESLLSKEETGNTFTAEWNLSGGNGDTGVVLCKNDDGDYIRILWLKDSSSVVVEKHEKGAFRTLGSFELPNGFRRDALHTVKVQYCPELLDVYFDGMHKLEYKNPGPGSGRIGYVYEGSQPSIGFTGFSDAYKGSGDYKAVKPIPGRFDAVHHLPERNKGNGGSIANGTLAGDINTLILEKKGAWASYRVNAEKDGTYGIALQVSKSTQENIEVEVLEDGQSLGVFSLKELSELRRSTGESKGIDRAEREEKAESEIKTEADFVKIPLGTISLKAGMHQLALRLAGGENLEILSVEIYGEDSSALPAEYDMTGWHRDMKVYGHGSFSFDEKGMGNPDREDMKMTVGSRTWTDYIIDVEVTPGRFGMGRSGLLFRASNESYHPHQNNNALQGYFAGMDSDGIFLKRMNYEDTKEIAKVPFKAAEGVTYSMRVEARGNSIKVYVNDMDNPVIEYCDPNPFLFGRVGVWSFKDVAVYKNLKIALLQDKG, via the coding sequence ATGAAGCATTTTAAGCGTGCAATTGGCACAGCGTTCATATTGGCTTGCTCTATAATTTATTTGGCAGTAGTCCCGGTAGGATGCACCAGGACTACTGCAGTTTACAAACCAAAAGAAAATGAATGGAAGGTAGATAGCATGATTAAAAACCCTATAATCCTTCCGGAAAAGCCGGGGGATGGTGCTGCAGATCCTTTTATCATGAGGTATAACGGCTGGTATTATCTGTACACAACAGGCGTTGTGAACATCTGGCGCTCAAAGGATCTGGCCAACTGGTCCTATGTCGGAACGGCAAATGATGCTAAACCCCTATCGGCGGCATATGCACCGGAGGTTTATTACTGGAACGGAAAGTTCTACATGTATACTTCCCCGGCAGGCAACGGGCATTATATACTGGAGGCGGATGAGCCTACAGGCCCCTTCATCCGTGTGACGGAAAACCTGGGTTTGTCTATCGATGGCTCCATCTTTATTGATGATGACGGTTCATGGCATTTCACCCGCGCTGATTCCAGGGGAATTATCGGGCATGAGATGTCTTCTCCCACAGAAATCGATCCAAAAGGAGTAAATTTAGGAGCATATATGGGGCACTGGACGGAAGGCCCGATGATTATAAAACGGAATGGACGCTATTTCATGACCTATACCGGAAATCATTTTCAAAGCAGAGGGTACCGGGTGAATTATTGCGTGTCGGAAGAAGGACCCTTCGGACCTTATAACAAGCCATCCGATAGTCCTATCCTGATAAATGACATGGATATTTCCCGTTCCCTGGGACACAGCTCCTTTGTATACGGGCCAGACCTTGATTCCATGTATATAGCATACCATTCCTATACAGTCAACATTTCGCCCAGAGTGCTCAATATTGACAGGCTATCCTTTAATGGCAGCCGCATGTATGTCAACGGGCCAACCTGGTTTGAAATGCCTGTAGCCGACATGCCCAGCTATGCTCTCTGGCCTGAGGACGATCCGGCTTCACAAATGGACAGAACATCTCTGGATAATATGGAGAGCTTGCTGTCAAAGGAGGAAACCGGGAATACCTTTACGGCGGAATGGAACCTGTCGGGAGGAAATGGAGATACCGGAGTTGTGCTGTGTAAAAATGACGATGGTGATTATATAAGGATATTGTGGCTAAAGGACAGCAGCAGTGTAGTTGTTGAAAAGCACGAAAAAGGTGCCTTCAGAACCTTAGGCAGCTTTGAGCTGCCAAATGGATTCCGGCGGGATGCGCTCCACACTGTTAAAGTGCAGTACTGCCCGGAGCTGCTGGATGTGTATTTTGATGGCATGCACAAGCTGGAATATAAAAATCCGGGACCTGGGTCAGGACGCATTGGGTATGTTTATGAAGGATCACAGCCTTCCATAGGTTTCACCGGTTTTTCCGACGCATATAAAGGTTCGGGGGATTATAAAGCTGTTAAACCCATACCCGGCAGATTCGATGCGGTTCATCACCTGCCGGAAAGAAATAAGGGGAATGGAGGCAGCATCGCTAACGGCACCCTGGCTGGGGATATCAATACTTTAATCCTTGAAAAGAAAGGCGCATGGGCATCTTACCGGGTCAACGCCGAAAAGGACGGCACCTATGGCATAGCTCTGCAGGTAAGCAAGAGCACACAGGAGAATATTGAAGTGGAGGTGCTGGAGGACGGACAAAGCCTGGGTGTATTCAGCCTGAAAGAGCTCAGTGAGCTGCGGCGCAGCACTGGGGAATCAAAAGGCATTGACAGGGCAGAGAGGGAAGAAAAGGCGGAATCGGAGATAAAAACCGAAGCAGACTTTGTTAAAATCCCTCTGGGCACGATATCCCTGAAAGCTGGCATGCATCAACTGGCATTGCGGCTGGCCGGCGGTGAAAATCTCGAAATACTGTCGGTGGAAATCTATGGCGAGGATAGCAGCGCTTTGCCAGCAGAATATGATATGACAGGCTGGCACCGGGACATGAAAGTATATGGACATGGCAGCTTCAGTTTTGACGAAAAAGGCATGGGCAATCCTGACAGGGAGGATATGAAAATGACGGTAGGAAGCCGCACCTGGACCGATTACATAATAGACGTAGAAGTAACTCCCGGACGTTTCGGAATGGGAAGGTCGGGGCTTTTATTCAGGGCTTCCAATGAGTCTTATCATCCCCACCAGAATAACAATGCTCTGCAGGGTTACTTTGCAGGGATGGACAGTGACGGCATATTCCTTAAGCGTATGAATTATGAAGATACCAAGGAGATTGCAAAAGTGCCTTTCAAAGCAGCGGAAGGGGTTACATACTCCATGAGGGTAGAGGCACGAGGCAACAGCATAAAGGTCTATGTAAACGACATGGATAACCCGGTGATAGAATACTGCGACCCCAATCCATTCCTGTTTGGAAGGGTTGGAGTATGGTCCTTCAAGGATGTGGCAGTTTATAAAAACTTAAAAATTGCTCTTTTACAGGATAAGGGATAA
- a CDS encoding glycoside hydrolase family 2 protein, whose protein sequence is MQVNNTAIPRPEHPRPDFERKHWMNLNGTWRFDFDDTDRGEKEKWHLDHDFEREITVPFCYQSKLSGIGDESHHEVLWYQREFTVPSDFDGKRIFLHFGAVDYFAKVWVDGVYLGSHTGGYLPFKFDITDYVKTDATTTHKVTVRVEDSRSCIQPRGKQNWKDEPFGCWYTPVSGIWQTVWLEAAGMVYAERVRITPNVDERSVFFETYLNSVPEEAKLQITISYQGEKVNQILTDVKERCIRTTINLLETDKVDAIHYWWPSNPCLYDVDITVYSGEAAIDQVSTYFGMRKVHCDNGWVYINNIPFYQKLILDQGYWPDSLLTPPSDEAIILDIEMTKKFGYNGARKHQKIEDPRYYYWADKMGLLVWGELPSSYDFCTEEMENIFDTMKGFIDRDYNHPCIITWVPLNESWGVRNIYADKKQQKFARGLYHLIKALDDSRLVSTNDGWEHVDTDIVSIHDYTAWGHELSPEYSDIDQAVKGAPNKYRNTFAKGFNYTGQPVLCTEYGGIAFEKDSGNGNWGYNGAVKDEEEFLKRFGDITRAFKAMPYMRGYCYTQLTDVFHEVNGLMDMNRKPKVDPGRVAEINK, encoded by the coding sequence ATGCAGGTAAATAATACGGCAATACCTAGGCCAGAACATCCCAGGCCGGATTTTGAGAGGAAACACTGGATGAACCTTAACGGAACATGGAGATTTGATTTTGATGATACCGACAGGGGTGAGAAGGAAAAGTGGCATTTAGATCACGATTTTGAAAGGGAGATAACTGTTCCTTTTTGCTATCAAAGCAAGTTGAGCGGTATAGGCGACGAATCCCATCATGAGGTGCTGTGGTACCAGCGGGAATTCACAGTACCGTCGGATTTTGACGGCAAGCGGATTTTTCTGCACTTTGGAGCGGTGGATTATTTTGCAAAGGTCTGGGTGGATGGTGTTTATCTGGGCAGCCATACAGGCGGATATTTACCCTTCAAATTTGATATAACCGATTATGTAAAGACAGATGCGACAACAACCCATAAGGTCACGGTACGGGTGGAGGACAGCAGATCCTGTATACAACCTAGAGGCAAGCAGAACTGGAAGGATGAGCCTTTCGGCTGCTGGTACACGCCTGTAAGCGGAATATGGCAGACAGTCTGGCTGGAAGCAGCAGGCATGGTTTATGCCGAAAGGGTAAGAATTACCCCGAATGTGGATGAGAGGAGCGTCTTTTTTGAAACTTACTTAAATTCTGTACCTGAAGAGGCTAAATTGCAGATAACCATCAGCTATCAAGGGGAAAAGGTCAATCAAATACTTACCGATGTAAAAGAACGCTGCATCAGGACTACCATAAACCTGCTGGAAACCGACAAGGTGGATGCAATTCATTACTGGTGGCCTTCCAATCCCTGCCTCTATGATGTGGACATTACCGTGTATTCCGGAGAAGCGGCCATAGATCAAGTATCGACTTACTTTGGGATGAGAAAGGTACACTGTGATAATGGCTGGGTATACATCAACAATATACCCTTCTATCAAAAGCTTATACTTGATCAAGGCTATTGGCCCGACAGCCTGCTGACACCTCCCAGCGACGAGGCCATCATCCTTGACATAGAAATGACCAAAAAGTTTGGATATAACGGAGCGCGAAAGCATCAGAAAATAGAAGATCCGCGATATTATTACTGGGCGGATAAAATGGGGCTGCTGGTGTGGGGTGAGTTGCCCAGTTCCTATGACTTTTGCACTGAAGAGATGGAAAACATCTTTGATACCATGAAAGGCTTCATAGACCGGGATTATAACCATCCGTGCATCATTACCTGGGTGCCCCTGAACGAATCCTGGGGTGTTCGCAATATATATGCCGATAAAAAGCAGCAGAAATTTGCCCGAGGCCTTTACCATTTGATCAAGGCTCTGGACGACAGCCGCCTGGTGAGCACCAATGACGGTTGGGAACATGTGGATACGGATATTGTTTCCATACACGATTACACCGCCTGGGGGCATGAGCTGTCTCCGGAATACAGCGATATAGACCAGGCAGTGAAAGGTGCGCCCAACAAATACCGCAACACTTTCGCCAAAGGCTTTAATTATACCGGCCAGCCTGTCCTGTGCACGGAGTATGGTGGAATAGCCTTTGAAAAGGACAGTGGAAACGGTAATTGGGGTTATAACGGTGCGGTAAAGGATGAGGAGGAATTCCTGAAACGCTTTGGAGACATAACCCGGGCTTTCAAAGCCATGCCGTACATGAGAGGCTACTGCTACACCCAGCTTACCGATGTGTTTCATGAGGTAAACGGGTTGATGGATATGAACAGAAAACCAAAGGTAGATCCCGGCAGGGTGGCTGAAATTAACAAGTAG
- a CDS encoding extracellular solute-binding protein has protein sequence MTKKLIALLLVLVMTLSVMTACSKGDDGKSSTTPSSTPAADAPATSGDESSGDAGDAGKDAGGLPPMTTDNITLTYACWGLAEKGEIEVRDKQLAAFMEAYPNIKVEFVEIEQGSWDEALYNRAAAGTLPDVFWVFSVTNAVKNQWALDVTDMFDADPDTQEIYPGIREISKINGRRYHVPGIMFPHMIFLNKTLFDKYNVPLPSYDWTFEDFKKIAEEITHPEEYYFGTSNPIYYDLMDAWYNGTTRYGWDGQNYNLGQTWVDAWNLRLDWIDRKVVEWMSAEEKEQVLGDPSAWPPGKGRVAMHIDWPWTIAHFEDVVSPETGCEFLYYPLPQGPTGRQMAIVDNSVISATTQHPREAWELQKWTTWGVEACKNRFEGYKEAGAPLSRMPVITNKEVWQQIIDAAPNEALKAFYEHLTDIVPSPWPIAPGWGEFEAWMAEQDMWGKLERREVRPEDVVKELNDKLNEFKQQYIVSIDY, from the coding sequence ATGACTAAAAAGTTAATTGCGCTACTGCTGGTATTGGTCATGACACTTTCAGTGATGACGGCCTGCAGCAAGGGGGATGATGGTAAATCTTCAACTACACCCTCATCTACTCCTGCAGCTGATGCACCAGCTACATCCGGTGACGAATCTTCAGGGGATGCTGGAGATGCTGGAAAGGATGCCGGAGGATTGCCGCCCATGACTACCGACAACATCACCTTGACTTATGCTTGCTGGGGATTAGCGGAAAAAGGTGAAATCGAGGTAAGGGATAAGCAGTTGGCGGCTTTTATGGAAGCTTACCCGAACATCAAAGTGGAATTCGTTGAAATTGAACAGGGCTCCTGGGACGAGGCTCTGTATAACAGAGCGGCAGCAGGTACTTTGCCCGATGTATTCTGGGTGTTCTCGGTTACCAACGCCGTAAAAAACCAGTGGGCACTGGATGTAACCGATATGTTTGATGCCGACCCGGATACTCAGGAAATATATCCCGGTATCAGGGAGATTTCCAAGATCAATGGCAGAAGATACCATGTTCCTGGCATCATGTTCCCCCATATGATATTCCTGAACAAAACCTTATTTGACAAGTATAATGTGCCGCTTCCAAGTTACGACTGGACTTTCGAGGATTTCAAAAAGATAGCTGAGGAGATCACCCATCCTGAAGAGTATTATTTTGGAACTTCCAACCCAATATATTACGATCTGATGGATGCATGGTACAATGGCACTACCCGTTATGGATGGGACGGACAAAACTACAACCTTGGTCAGACTTGGGTTGATGCCTGGAATTTAAGACTTGACTGGATTGACCGAAAAGTAGTGGAATGGATGAGTGCAGAGGAAAAAGAGCAGGTATTGGGAGATCCTTCTGCATGGCCTCCAGGAAAAGGGCGTGTTGCTATGCATATAGACTGGCCCTGGACTATAGCTCACTTTGAAGATGTCGTATCTCCTGAAACAGGATGTGAGTTCCTCTACTATCCGCTGCCGCAAGGACCTACAGGACGTCAGATGGCTATAGTTGATAACAGCGTTATCTCTGCGACCACCCAGCATCCAAGAGAGGCATGGGAACTGCAGAAATGGACTACATGGGGAGTGGAGGCTTGCAAAAACCGTTTCGAAGGATATAAAGAGGCTGGAGCACCCCTGTCCCGTATGCCTGTAATAACCAACAAGGAAGTTTGGCAGCAGATCATTGATGCCGCTCCTAATGAAGCCCTGAAAGCATTCTATGAGCATTTGACCGATATCGTACCTTCTCCGTGGCCTATTGCTCCGGGTTGGGGCGAATTTGAAGCGTGGATGGCTGAACAGGATATGTGGGGTAAGCTGGAGAGACGTGAAGTGCGTCCTGAAGATGTTGTGAAAGAGCTGAATGACAAACTGAACGAGTTCAAGCAGCAGTATATCGTTTCCATTGATTATTAA
- a CDS encoding IS110 family transposase produces MNFRPMAGIDVGKFFSEMAILSPSNEVIARMKIRHDSSSDVERAVKLLKKTEKDFDSRPFVVMESTGHYHKILFHSLCKAGFEVSIINPIQTDSIKNIGIRKVKNDKVDARKIALLYRFQELKTTNIPDEDIECLRSLCRQYYKLSDELTAYKNRLTGIVDQLMLNFKDVFPNIFSKAALAVLEKYPTPVHILKANRNKLIALIQKNSRRSLKWSTAKYELLVSKAREFAPLSINNSSNIAMLGVYISMIKTLEENLEKVLKAIRSLIAEDMAKDIPMLALTLELLQSIPGIGLISAVTILAEIGDFSAFSKPGKLVAYFGIDPSVMQSGEFTGTQNKMSKRGSRLLRRVLFTIALANIRTKRDKTACNPVLMEYYKNKCQNKPKKVALGAVMRKLVNYIFAVLRDRKPYQLRSPQEHAKNLAAKHTAA; encoded by the coding sequence ATGAATTTCAGACCTATGGCAGGAATCGATGTAGGTAAATTCTTTAGTGAGATGGCAATTCTTTCTCCATCCAATGAAGTAATTGCCCGCATGAAGATCCGCCATGATTCCAGTTCTGACGTTGAAAGAGCCGTTAAATTACTGAAAAAAACGGAAAAGGACTTTGATTCTAGGCCTTTCGTCGTCATGGAATCCACCGGGCACTATCACAAAATCCTTTTCCATTCACTTTGTAAAGCTGGATTTGAGGTTTCCATCATAAACCCCATCCAAACTGATTCTATCAAAAATATTGGAATCAGGAAAGTGAAAAATGATAAAGTTGATGCCCGGAAAATTGCCCTGCTATACAGATTTCAGGAGCTTAAAACTACTAATATCCCAGATGAAGATATTGAATGTCTGCGAAGCCTTTGCCGACAGTACTACAAGCTCTCTGACGAACTTACTGCCTACAAAAACAGGCTTACAGGTATTGTTGACCAACTCATGCTAAACTTCAAGGATGTATTCCCTAACATCTTTTCAAAGGCTGCTCTCGCAGTATTAGAAAAATATCCTACGCCTGTGCATATTCTTAAAGCCAACAGAAACAAGTTGATTGCACTGATACAAAAGAATTCCCGCAGAAGCCTTAAGTGGTCAACTGCAAAGTATGAGCTTTTGGTCTCCAAGGCCAGAGAATTTGCACCTTTGAGCATTAATAACTCTTCAAATATTGCCATGCTTGGGGTGTATATCTCTATGATTAAAACCTTGGAGGAAAACCTTGAGAAAGTCCTCAAAGCCATTCGTTCATTGATTGCTGAAGATATGGCAAAGGACATACCCATGCTGGCACTGACTCTCGAGCTTCTACAAAGCATTCCAGGTATAGGACTTATCTCTGCTGTTACCATTCTGGCTGAAATTGGCGACTTTTCAGCTTTTTCAAAGCCAGGCAAGCTAGTTGCTTATTTCGGCATTGACCCCTCTGTAATGCAGTCCGGAGAGTTTACCGGCACACAAAACAAGATGTCAAAAAGGGGGTCAAGGCTGCTTCGCAGGGTACTTTTCACAATTGCTCTTGCTAATATCCGCACTAAGCGTGACAAAACAGCTTGCAACCCTGTACTGATGGAATATTACAAAAACAAATGCCAGAACAAGCCTAAAAAAGTGGCCTTAGGAGCTGTTATGCGTAAGCTTGTTAATTATATTTTTGCTGTTCTTAGGGATAGAAAGCCTTATCAGCTACGTAGCCCTCAGGAACATGCGAAGAATCTTGCAGCAAAGCATACAGCAGCTTAA
- a CDS encoding carbohydrate ABC transporter permease produces the protein MSVRQITRINPKGFHRSQLKIYAYLLPLAIFMLLPILYILNHAFKPVNELFAFPPRFFVEHPTLENFRKLFQATQQSGIPIGRYVFNSIVVTVLVVFLTVLISTMAGFALSKLKFKGKNVLFEINTLALMFVPVAVMIPRYLTIDKLHIMDTYLAHILPLLSMPVGLFLIKQFIDQVPDELIEAAVVDGASIYKIYYKIIIPMIRPAIATVAILSFQSVWNNTETSTLFVTQESMRTLAFFMNSLSSNTNVVAGQGIAAAAGLIMFIPNIVLFIILQSNVMNTMAYSGMK, from the coding sequence ATGAGCGTAAGACAAATAACCAGAATAAATCCGAAGGGGTTTCACAGAAGCCAGTTAAAAATTTATGCCTATTTATTGCCCTTGGCAATATTTATGCTGTTGCCTATTTTATATATATTGAACCACGCTTTTAAGCCAGTTAATGAGTTGTTTGCCTTTCCGCCCAGGTTTTTTGTAGAGCACCCTACGCTGGAAAACTTCAGGAAGCTGTTTCAGGCGACGCAGCAGTCAGGCATCCCCATCGGACGGTATGTTTTCAACAGCATCGTGGTGACGGTTTTGGTGGTGTTTCTCACCGTGCTGATAAGCACCATGGCGGGTTTTGCCCTTTCAAAGCTGAAATTCAAGGGAAAAAACGTCTTGTTTGAAATCAATACCCTGGCTTTGATGTTCGTACCTGTGGCAGTCATGATCCCGAGGTATTTGACCATTGACAAGCTTCATATCATGGATACTTATCTGGCTCACATACTTCCGTTGTTATCCATGCCGGTAGGACTTTTCCTCATAAAACAGTTTATTGACCAGGTTCCGGATGAACTGATAGAAGCAGCGGTGGTGGACGGTGCTTCAATTTATAAAATATATTATAAAATCATCATACCGATGATCCGGCCGGCAATAGCTACAGTGGCTATATTGTCCTTTCAGTCGGTATGGAACAACACTGAAACCTCCACTTTGTTTGTAACTCAGGAGAGCATGAGAACTTTAGCTTTCTTTATGAACTCCCTGTCTTCCAACACAAATGTTGTGGCAGGACAGGGTATTGCGGCAGCTGCGGGCCTTATCATGTTCATACCCAATATTGTCCTCTTCATAATACTTCAGAGCAATGTGATGAACACTATGGCATACTCCGGCATGAAATAA
- a CDS encoding family 43 glycosylhydrolase, which produces MKFIRCLRAIAVVLSIQMLLASLIGCDSGQSDNREVDERMAEKIPYEFKVAETYKNPMEIAGQHGVCQYTAGKEYGIGDPFVMRYNGKYYLYPSSCENKVKVFESTDLVNWEYKGYVTEGSDVYFAYAPEVVYYDGMFYMTTSPEGKGHYILKSESPLGPFKRITDNFGHVIDGSFWIDDDDRLLFIFPEASIIKAAEIDTKTMLPVAKRTHFNATLKGWTEGPGIFRRGEYHYLTYTGNHVLSRGYRVAYSYTKGNNPLGQYIMPEDNILYIRSEHDDEYTGLGHSSNVIGPDLDSIYAPYHNLVGLAGPQRRYCLDRLLTNGSVVYSTGPTSFDVPIPAMPEIYGWLDDPKDTAAEKHFVINDDGVTSKNEVQDVFTAEYNFRLDGSEKSPVDLKFGIKGASWWAVRVDTEKNTLSLLSVEDGNEKTIASEKIHVSHGYTRLCTVRVENTAAVSYIYFNSARKLTVKNAGITGGKIGASGKGVTFGYIGANSDALGSGDYDAVKNIPGKFAAMHYIKGENRGFNISKAALKPEGIRYGEKENSILNKDGSYSLVLDTPGDYVVYPVNVSNDGMYSVGAKLAPESSGAVYELIMDGDTEQTYRFTVPETEGVKTDNVSVNLGTLPLKAGFHTMTLRLLKGEMKINMFEFYSSAKEPWAYKSVFKINEDRKDWIFYGPWRMSSGKLTIGEGNSGFALIGETGMNDYVIEADVDIPRKGAGDSGLMFRVTNPSIMEHQVRESFIGYGISIGDGSITLSKYNYGKIGNSQIVSIKEIKGSDKVKLKVVVSNNIFRIYINDQEKPVLEYMDAQAWLHGKVGFYSFGKELTVNNLSVVSIDNEK; this is translated from the coding sequence TTGAAATTTATAAGGTGCCTTAGAGCAATAGCTGTAGTGTTATCTATCCAGATGCTGCTTGCCTCCCTCATCGGCTGTGACAGTGGACAATCTGATAACAGAGAGGTTGATGAAAGAATGGCGGAAAAAATACCTTACGAATTCAAGGTTGCCGAAACGTATAAAAACCCAATGGAGATTGCCGGACAGCACGGGGTTTGCCAATATACTGCAGGAAAGGAATACGGCATCGGCGATCCCTTCGTCATGCGCTATAATGGAAAATACTACCTGTATCCTTCCTCCTGCGAGAACAAGGTAAAGGTTTTTGAATCTACCGATCTGGTGAACTGGGAATATAAGGGCTATGTCACCGAAGGCTCGGATGTATATTTTGCTTATGCTCCTGAAGTGGTTTATTATGACGGCATGTTCTATATGACCACATCTCCGGAAGGAAAAGGGCATTACATTTTGAAGAGTGAGAGTCCTCTGGGGCCATTTAAGCGTATCACAGATAATTTCGGGCATGTGATTGACGGGTCTTTTTGGATTGATGATGATGACAGGTTGCTTTTTATCTTTCCCGAGGCATCCATTATAAAGGCTGCGGAAATAGATACAAAAACCATGCTCCCGGTTGCCAAAAGGACCCATTTCAATGCTACACTTAAGGGATGGACCGAAGGACCCGGCATTTTCAGAAGAGGAGAATATCATTATCTGACTTACACCGGCAACCATGTGCTTAGCAGGGGATACAGGGTGGCCTATTCCTATACCAAAGGGAACAATCCCTTAGGACAGTATATAATGCCCGAGGATAATATCCTGTATATACGCTCAGAGCATGACGACGAATATACGGGTCTTGGGCACAGCTCAAATGTCATAGGCCCGGATCTGGACAGCATTTATGCTCCCTATCACAATCTGGTAGGCCTGGCCGGTCCCCAGAGAAGATACTGCCTGGACCGGTTGCTGACCAATGGCAGCGTTGTTTACAGTACGGGACCAACCAGCTTTGATGTTCCTATTCCTGCCATGCCGGAGATATACGGATGGCTGGACGATCCGAAAGATACTGCTGCAGAGAAGCACTTCGTGATAAACGATGATGGTGTCACAAGCAAAAATGAGGTGCAGGATGTATTTACTGCGGAATATAACTTCAGGCTGGATGGATCGGAGAAAAGCCCGGTGGATCTCAAGTTTGGAATAAAAGGTGCATCCTGGTGGGCAGTCAGGGTAGATACCGAAAAAAATACTCTCAGCCTGTTGTCTGTTGAAGATGGGAATGAGAAGACCATAGCCTCCGAAAAGATACACGTGTCCCATGGATATACCAGATTGTGCACGGTTCGAGTGGAGAATACTGCCGCCGTAAGCTATATATATTTCAATTCAGCGCGCAAGCTGACCGTGAAAAATGCAGGTATCACCGGGGGCAAGATAGGTGCTTCCGGCAAGGGCGTCACATTTGGATATATCGGTGCCAACAGCGACGCTTTGGGATCGGGGGATTACGATGCTGTCAAGAACATACCGGGCAAGTTTGCAGCAATGCATTATATAAAAGGAGAAAACAGGGGCTTTAATATATCCAAAGCCGCTTTAAAGCCTGAAGGGATACGATATGGAGAAAAGGAAAACAGCATATTGAACAAGGACGGCTCTTATTCTTTAGTTCTTGACACACCCGGAGATTATGTAGTATACCCGGTAAATGTAAGCAACGACGGCATGTACAGCGTAGGTGCAAAGCTTGCTCCGGAAAGCAGTGGCGCGGTATATGAGTTGATTATGGATGGGGACACGGAACAGACATATCGTTTTACCGTACCGGAAACGGAAGGTGTAAAAACCGACAATGTCAGCGTAAATTTGGGAACACTGCCGCTTAAGGCAGGATTTCATACCATGACTTTGCGGCTTTTAAAAGGTGAAATGAAGATCAATATGTTTGAGTTCTACTCATCCGCGAAAGAGCCATGGGCTTACAAGAGCGTTTTTAAGATCAATGAAGACAGAAAAGACTGGATATTTTACGGACCATGGAGAATGAGCAGCGGAAAACTGACCATAGGAGAAGGAAATAGCGGTTTTGCCTTAATCGGCGAAACAGGCATGAATGATTATGTTATTGAGGCTGATGTGGACATACCGCGAAAAGGAGCAGGGGATTCCGGTCTGATGTTCAGGGTGACCAATCCTTCCATTATGGAACACCAGGTACGGGAATCTTTTATAGGGTATGGCATCAGCATTGGAGATGGCAGCATTACCCTCAGCAAATATAATTACGGGAAGATCGGCAACAGCCAAATCGTAAGCATCAAAGAGATAAAAGGCTCAGATAAGGTTAAACTGAAGGTGGTTGTCAGCAACAACATCTTCCGGATATATATAAATGACCAGGAAAAACCGGTTCTTGAATACATGGATGCACAAGCCTGGCTTCATGGAAAAGTGGGCTTCTATAGCTTTGGAAAGGAACTGACGGTCAACAACCTGTCTGTAGTTTCTATAGATAATGAAAAATAA